The DNA region ACTATAATTTAATCAGGACTAATGACTTGTTTTCCTTTCCATGTAATGCAGTGAAATGTTGCCTCATTTTATGATGAATTGATTCTCAGAGAGCTGCAGGTGATGCATAAATGATCTAATTACTGTGGGCCTCAGTATAGTGTTTccattttttactgtattgcACCAGTTCTATCAGAGACGCACACAGCGCCAGAATTGTACATTTCCAAACTTGCcattaaacattttatgttgTTGCGCCCGCAAATCCTATGAGGAAAACCAGTTAGGGTAGTGAACACATGGATTTATTTTTCCATATACTGCTGCAATGATGTAATTACAGATTTTATTGTGTAATCACAACACCAAATTTTCCCTGGAATAACAAgtccagcagaggcagcagcatttCTCAGGTGACTGACAACAGTATTGTGCTGAAAGAACTGTtgattgtgtgaatgtgaaggtAATTTCTTGTTCAGTCATTACAATCCAGACTGGCAGTTTTTAAAAATAAGacagtgtttatttttgcaATCAAAAGAAAATTTCTTCTTGTCTTCTTGTTATACACAATGTGTGGGTATGAATATGGAGCTGTAATCTAATTAATGTCTGCATTTATGTTTCCGCAagcattttctttatttcctgtgtttaaTTACCAAACTGTCATTTTCAGGAGCTGAAGGGAGTGGAGGTGTTCGGCGTGGTGGAAGGAGGGGATATTCTGGAAGAGAGGATACGCTCAGCCAGGGAGACGGCCAAGCGGCCCGTGGCAGGATTCTGCCTGGATGGTCTGCAGACGGGCTCCGTGGATCAGGCCCTGAGGATTCAGCTAACGTCTGCGGTGATCAAGGAGCTGCCTGAGTACAAACCCAGGTCAGACGCCCTCATTACATGAAGTGCAGTTATCACGGTTGTGAAGAGATTATTCTTTACTAATCAAACGCTCTTCTTCAATGTTAATTGAAAAGTAATCACCGTCAGCAGTAGCAGTCAAATAGAAGCATcttcaaaatgaaaaagaacgtggctggaaaaacaaccGTCCCTGTAacggtgttgtttttttaattaattcataaTTCTGACACAAATAAGGGAAGTTTGATTTATAATTATTCATTTGACACGACTCTACAGTTTCTTGtattcacacagaaaccaaataAACAGGACAACAGCTTATTTCAGAATCGCACACTCAACTTCTTGGTGTAAAAGAGAAACTGTCCTACTGTTTTTTCTTATGTTAATTGCAAAAGTTTAAAAGACTACTCAGGAGTACAATAAACAATGTGCTGGTTTTGATGCTCATTAAGGCCTTCaccatttttaatatttagcttGATCACTGACTTCTAACTTTAAATTGGTTTTAGGCTAATTTAAGCAGCAAAATGTCAAGGTAGttaaattttgtgtttttttttactttattttcagatttaaaaaaaacacgagTTTATTAtccttttattaaatttaaaaaccaACCCAGTGCAGCAGTGTAGTTTAAAGTGCATCAGTGACTCATTATGGTGGAACAGTCTGTGTGCAGAACGCTGAGCGTGCCCAGTTGCTGGGTCGTGCTCAGTCAATTCATTATCCAGCCTGATTGATTACCAACACAACAGCTCTGTTAACGGCGCCGCAGGCCGTCAGCAGTCATTATGTCAGCTCAAGCTCAAAGCATATTATATGCCCTTTGAAActaatttttttgtttactcATAGTTTACATATTTAACTACACAATGTAGaatattttcttcttttattaaaaatcaaATGTCTTTGACTTTTAGACAGTTTTTGTATGTTTGATTTAAGAAATCCAACAAACTTTTCAATGCTGACCTTAAACCGATGGATAATGGTGCGTTGTCTTTTGTGATTGCTCAACAGACTGATGCAGGGTGTAGGACGACCCGACGAGGTGCTGGACTGCGTGGATGCTGGCGTGGATCTGTTTGAAGGTTTCTTCCCCTTCCAGGTGACGGAGCGAGGCTGCGCTCTAAGCTTCAACTTCGACATCTCTCCAGACCCGGAGCGCGCAGGTagagcgccccctgcaggtgtGGCAAATAGCTGTAATGAAAAGTAGTTGCAGTACAGCTGAAGTTCCTAGTTTTAACAGGAAATGGTCCTATAAAGCAAAAGTAAAGTAATGAAGGAAAGGTTAGTTTAACTGGCAGTTAAGTTGTGCCCTGGCAGGTATTGATCTATTAATTTATATATGTGGTACCAAATGCCACTAATGAGACAgactatatatttttttagaaTTTCAGTCTCTTACTTGAGCCTCATTTTAATGTTGCAAGATGCACAGAACCTATAATGAGATATAGATCAAGCTTGTTATTCTCAGCTGCTCCAACGTTCTCATTTAAGTAGCATCAGCTTCACTCTTATTATAAATGCTCACTTTCGTAGTCTGCACTGCTCATTCTTTCAACAAAGGATTATTTTCATGTTCTTTTCAGCCTATGCAATTTTATTATCATCCGGCATTATAGACATGTACCATTTAAATCACAGCATGCAGGAGTTTAATGACAAAATTCAAAGCTGACAAAATAAGAAAATGGTGAAAACCATTTTGGAATTTGACAGAGCCTAATTGCTTATTGTCAAACCAAATGACCTTTCAGGTAAAGTACCTTGAATTCACTTTAATGTTTTAgatgcaaatgtgtgtaaatTGCCCCAAACCATTGATAGATCTAGCATTTTTCTGCAAGTACTTACAGACGTGGCGACACCCCCGACACGGTTAGTACTTCACCTGACCTGCTTTCTGCACATAACAGATGTGGACTAAGCAATTAAAAGGGCAGAAAAGCAAAAATGAGCAGTACTTTAATGTTTTCAGCTGTACCCAGTTGTGGTTCACTGATTAGTGCAATGAAGTGGTTATTTGCCTGATAATGAGCTATTATGTTAattgcagcaggaggagcctgtgattgaatttaaaatgcatactgtatgtggttaaTGTTTCTGGAACAAATCTCAGGTCACGCTCATCTCACGATAGATTTGGCTGCTTTGTGAAGCAGTTGTGTAGTTTCTAACTCTTCCCTCCACTAATTAGGAGCAGAGAAATTCTGCGGGTGATATAAAATCAATGATGCAGCTCATATTGTAGCTGTTAAGGCTGATGATGGTTCCGATcaggtctggttctggttgttgcCCCAATGAAAAGCCCCAAATAAGTGTTGGCTTAGTAAAAGTGGTGAAATGCACCAACCTGACCCGCTGCAGAGTTTGCGCTTCATTAAAAAGCTCACGTTAAACTCGACTGATAGACGGAGTGAAGTTTGGTATCCAGCAGCATCTAGTGCTAGACAGCGCTAATCGATTCTGCACAGGGAGTGTAATGGAGTTCAGTGGAGGTGAGAATCAAACCTGAACAGGAAATCTAATTCCCCCATCAGCCAATTATACAGATCCCTGGAGGTGGAGAGTTGGGGAGTTAAGGTCCTTTTTGACACGGTATATAAATTACCCCTTTACTTCCTTATCGCCCACCTGAACACCCCCCTGCCAACTTCACCTTTAGATTCATCTTTTTaacattcagtgtttttttccgTGCTCATTGCATGTCAGAGTTGGTGGAGAAAAAGCAGAGttaaaacacattaatattTAAGTGAGTAAAAACCGTGATGTTTGACCTTTGGGGGGTTAAAAGCTTTTAACCTCACCAGGAAGTTGGTGTTAAAGTGCCTGTGCCCGTTTGCTCTTGGCCTCAACTTTACCATGGGTTGaatcacatttaaatatattaaacgATTATTTAAACAGGTTTACTGGTTTAGGGAGAAGCacactttttctttttagatGTATGTTTTCCTGCAGGCTGTGGATCAAGTAAAAAGAATGTTTTGGGCCTTTTTGGCCGTTAATAAACAGTTAACTGCATAAAATCACAATTTACAACTGTGTGCTTCAGCTGAGGAGTCTTATAACTTCAAATCCTCTCTTTTCCACCTCAGCCTCTCTAGTTACTGCTCCACTGCTCTCAACTTATTGCTCTTCAAtccaagttgcttctgcctccTTTCTATTTTATTAGTCTTGGTCAAGCGTTATGTTGTCTCTTTTATCCTCATGCTTATCACTCCACCTTAAGCTCCAGCCCAATCCCCAGCATAAAAATTTCATTTATATGCTTTGTTTGCCCACTTTGTTGCCCTGAGCTTcacttgtgtgtttctgctaaATCCATTTTGCACTATCGTTGCCTCTTTTATCTTTAATCGTATGCATTGCCATGGACTCCTTTCTTAGTACTTCTCTGCTCCTTTACCATCTTTACTCTGATGTGTGGAGCTGACTGGTCAGCTTTGTGCAGCCAACCTCTCCCTAACAGACCATTCACTGTTAGATCTGTGCttttcttcattattattaaattaactGAAGTCATTTTGCAGTTTTACTCCCATCTGTGTAAAACGGGTGTTGGTCCTTACATGGCCAGTTTGTAATTATGTTATAATAGTAGAGACACTGGGACACAGCAGCGATTAATAGAGGTCCAACTATGTTACATGTTGCATTTGATTATTGCTTCAGGGATCTGTATGTGTGAAAACGAATGTGAGTGGTTTGAGGTGCACTGGGCCTAATGagttgtgtgtatgtttctgCAGTGCTGGACTTAAATGAAGAGGACCCAGCAGGTGGCACGCAAGAGAACGGAGATGTAAATCTGGAGGATCAAACACAGATGACACATTTTGAGATCAACCTTAAAGACACGAGGTTTGTAGCAGACTTTGTGATCCCAGAGGTTTTATTAAGCTGAGGTTCCTGCTGAATCTTTGCTTTAATGTACTTGCCCAATGCCTGATTTACATTTAGGACTGGCTTTTCACCACGGCTTATTTCTTTGAATTTCAATCCAGGTACCAGGACGACTTCAGGCCGCTGGTGAACGGGTGTGGCTGTTACTGTTGTAGGAACCACAAGAGGGCATACCTGCACCACTTGCTGGTGACCAATGAGCTGCTAGCTGGAGTCTTGCTTATGATCCACAACACAGCCCATTACCACAGCTTCTTTGGTGCCCTAAGAGAAGCTCTGGCCAATGACAAACTGGACCTCCTTACCCGACGGGTGCTTGGGGGGAGAAGCAAGCAGAAGGAATAATGAGGACGAATCAGACAGATGGGAGCGGGATTGGTCCAACGGGATCAGTGAAGTGTCAATCAAAGCTCTATCTTGCTCAGCACCTTGAGACTGAGTCACTGTTGTGTTGCTAAAAGTCATGTCTCTGACGCACCTTTGATCCAAGCGGGTGAAAAGAGATCAGAGCAGAGAGACAATCATGACTCCTGGTTCCCCATTAGGAAAACTGTGTTCATGAAGCCTTTGTACTGAAGAGACCAGATAGCTGGTGATGGAGTAAGGGGTACGTTTATGAAGAGGAAAGGAGCTGGATAAAAGGTCATATTGAATTTGCTTATAGAGAGAAATAAGGCAGGGTGAGGGACTATGACTCCCTGAGTGCCTCAGGCCTGATTGCTGGTCAGCAGTTGAATGACACAGCAGCACGGAGCGGTGGACAAAGCAAAAAGTGTGACCAGTTATTACAGGAAATAATAACCAATATAGATCCTGCTTTTCTCCTGTTGTACAATGAAAaagtgcatgtacagtaacatcTTTCAGGCTTAGTTTTACTGTCATTTCATCCTTTATTGATCTTTTCTTTCACACTAATTTATGTGCTTAatcaatatttttaatttttcagtTGGATACCTCTAATAAAACGAGTCTTTCCCACACAACCGCACACGTTAATTGGCGTAAAGAGTTTTTAACCCTGGGGGTTAACCATTATGTGTTGTTATGCTGCTTCCACATGTCCATGCCAACATGCAGATGTTGGGATTCTGGTCTTCTGCAGGTGTCGGGGAGCTTTAAGCCGACAGCCccgctgttgctgttgctgctgctgagaaaagGATAAAGATGAGATAAAGAAATGAGTCTACTGCCTCCCATGCAGCGATGGAGGGAGGCTTTTGAAGGTGAGGGTAAATAATTGACTGCCAGACCGTGTAGATGTCTGTGGGGGACAGGGCACAGCCTGAGAGGGGGAGAGTGGCATTTATGGAAGAGCAATAAGGATTTCTAATGTATATATGGGCTTCCTGAACACGTCAACCATTAGAATTTGCAGTTGTCGGTAGGTGGACACTGCATATATGATATTAAAAAATAGGTTTAAAGTGTCTGGGAACAGTGGAATTTTATTATTGCCTGTGGGGAGAATGGGCGAAAGATAAAAGCACGGACCTCTCCGCTGTTTATTTTAAGGTGTAATGGAATGACGATAGACAGAAGCTGGAGCGGAACAAGGTTGTAAAGTCAATCCCCCAGATTAGCTGGTAAAAATAGAAGAGGTGGTGAATGGCTATTGTGCTCCTTTCCTTCACTGCCTGTGTTTGATATTCTTtgggaaaaaaatcagtttAGGTGGTTTCACTATAATCCTTAAAGTTCTAGGAGCATACGCTTTGGAAAACAAACTTTGCAACAATTACGTCTCTGTGAAGCTGTTACAACTGTCCACTGTAAATCACGGCAGCCCATTATTCATTCGTGACCTTCAGCTgtacaataaaattaaacttACTCTAAACATATAGCAGATGGGGGGGAGGTGTTTCTACACAGAGTGATAGATCACAGAGAGAATGTGTTAAGATTGAAAACAAAGGTGTTAACGTTTAAAAGAAGAGGATACGACAGAGTTAATACTGTACGAGATCCACACAACACATCAGCTACAGAACGTAcacatgcattattaaaaatCCCCTGCAGTGAACAGAATGCAGTGTAAAAATAATACCTGAAGCTCTATAGTGAATGTCATAACCACATTTTATAATCCCGCACTGCAAACGATGTGAAGAGTGATACACAGATCTCgtgttttcctctctgtgtgctTCATGGTCACCTGAAGTCCAACATTCACGCCTCCCTTAGCTCCCTCACACGACTACTGAAGAAAATTGCTGGCTCTTCAGGTTCCAGATGCCCCAGCTGCTCGCtgtttctgcctgtctgctgttATTTGGGCAGGCAAGACACGCACATTTATCAGAGCCTTTTCActggcaaaaaaaagaaactggaaATGATGCTGATGAGTGCATGTGAACCAACACACTGAATTTAATGTTAGCAAAACAGGATGACTGTCGCACGCAGTCATTTCTGACATAAACTGATCTTGGACTGTGGACTGTGAACATGTTTATTCTTATCTGTGACCTTGAAAATATGTCGTTTTCACCTTGACTGTGGGAAATTGAGTTCCCTGATGTACTTTAATTTTTACATTAATTACCATAAgttatggttttatttttacaatactGAGACCTTGAGTGTAATAATATCGTTCTACATGGTTCATGTTGGAATGACAATAAATCATCTTTGAATCCTTTAACtgcttattttaaaaatgagtcTAAAACTACAGTTTAGCGCTTCTAAGAAGCTGGTGCTCGTTCTTGTTCTGCAACGCTGTCTCTACTGCGGGTCACGATTTCCATGTAAAAGAGCCCTGAATGACACAGTCAGCAGGTGGCCCTCGTAGCTCATTTCAGCTAATTATACAGACGGAGAAGGCTTTTCAGGCTGGATCCCTTcaagttcctcctctgtgtctccgcGCTCCTGGGCAAGTTTGCGCTGTGAGCTCAGTCTCGCATTTATCTCGCACTTCACATGGCAGCTGGATTGTTATCGGCGATCTTGCCAGCGTAACACGATAAAGAATGAGCTAAGCTGCTCTTCCAGGAGAACAGAAGGCCTCATAAAGCCAGCGGTGTGAGGTGCAGCAGGTGTTATCGTGGAGGAAATGATGGCCACCGAAGAGCTATTTAAGTGAGGGATTTTGTTGTCGGCCTCCAAAATCTCAGCAGTGAGAAAGTGGCAGCGTTCCTCACTTTGATAAGCAAGTGGCTGTGATACTAGTGGGGCACAGATCCAGAGGCCATGTGACCCCTTGGGGAGCCTCGCTTGAGTGTGATTGCTAAGATTCCTCACTGGAAACTCTGACTAGAGGCAGAGAGCCACAAAACAGCTTCACTGAAAGTAGATCCAATAAGACGACGTCTGCGATGTACAAAGAGGCGTTTGAGGCACACTGTTTAGAATATAACTCAACCCTGACGTGGTTCTTCTCCATCATTTCACTCAATTTGGAATGATCAGGACACGGTGAATGGAGAGGGCGACGCTGCCCCGGTCACTCCGGTCCCCATGGAAACCCCTGGCCACCAGTGAGGCTTCACACCACCCTGTTGGCTATGAACGATTGTTCACTAATCAGGATGCCAAACGCTTATTACCTCCCTGACGTATTTGAAAATCCATTTATGGGTCCAAATCACAAGCTGACAATATCCTAAATAAGCAGAGACCGTCTCGCTCATAAGAAGTGAATATTTTATCAGAGCAGCTCTAAATCATAAAAAAACGTGGAGCACCTTTTATTTATAACAAGAACAAGGCTCTCGATTGTGAATAATCTGTTGTACATCCAAGTTTCTTTGCTTTATATTTAAACCCGTTGCGATCAGATGGTTCTATTGCTTTATACCAACATTTGAATACGTACGTGCAGGTTAATCGATTCTGCTGAAACCCAGAAAGGCCACAACGCAGGAACGCCTCAGACTTGGCCGTTAACATACGTCCGCACTGAACGTGAGCTCACGCAGCTGACGCAGCGCTGGatcattcattatttaaatcATCTGACACCCAGATTAAAGTGTTAACTACGCACTTGACTCCACACGCATGTTCCTCTGACAGAGAAAAGCTCTCATGGAGCAACATTAAGGTTTCCTCGTGTGATAGCGGCAGCGAGGCGCACGCCGTTGCATGTTGTTTTTCAGATAAATAGATGAAGTGCGGCGCCTCGGCTGATGTGAACGTTGTTTTCCTATATTAACGCTACCGTTTGCATAATTGCGGGTATCCATGCCAACAGCTGCCTGACTGATTGGGCTGCATTCACTGCCAGTTGCTCCTcacctttaaatatttaaacatgaaaTTAAATTTACAATACACACTCAACTCTGTAAATAGCTCCCCAATGACACAATTTGTTATTTTGCTTCTCTCCATCGTCACAGTTGTTTTAATGTAAAGCAAAATGCATGAGGTGAAAAGCAAACGTCAGCTTTGATTTGAGAGTTACATTTCGGACGTTCTCAGACGAACTCTTGAGAATACTACAACTTCCTCGGTTGTGGGCCAGTTGTGCGATGCGTTGTGGGTATATGTGGTAAGTAATTGCCTGACTGAGGGCGTTTATAAAGACGCGCAAAGATAAAGGAGCATCATTAGGCTGCTAAATATAAGCTGAGACATGGGGCTTGGGAGGTATATGAGGCAGACATACTGCCAAAAACACCAGGTGCAGGAATTGTCTTATAAATAGATGAAATGCACAGTTTGCTCCCAGCTCAAGCCTTTGTTGAAAAAATGTGAAGTGCTTCTGACTTGGCTCAAGGATCCTCAGTGTAA from Betta splendens chromosome 4, fBetSpl5.4, whole genome shotgun sequence includes:
- the qtrt2 gene encoding queuine tRNA-ribosyltransferase accessory subunit 2 isoform X1: MSGSRMKLELTRVVQGRSRLGVLKGLGKTGQHSLEVPGCLLYTHLGTVPHLTQDTLHTLSPLPCVTQVNLSNIAEHRDVLEEFKDGFRKFAGLHDTVLYCSLHDPAAPCPTGYTTNKTVSVWGSGGRIELTVAKFMALQKTVQADWYQSMADGETWQNTTSRKRVRKSVDRTLAHLDECLLVHQSSQELKGVEVFGVVEGGDILEERIRSARETAKRPVAGFCLDGLQTGSVDQALRIQLTSAVIKELPEYKPRLMQGVGRPDEVLDCVDAGVDLFEGFFPFQVTERGCALSFNFDISPDPERAGRAPPAVLDLNEEDPAGGTQENGDVNLEDQTQMTHFEINLKDTRYQDDFRPLVNGCGCYCCRNHKRAYLHHLLVTNELLAGVLLMIHNTAHYHSFFGALREALANDKLDLLTRRVLGGRSKQKE
- the qtrt2 gene encoding queuine tRNA-ribosyltransferase accessory subunit 2 isoform X2, which codes for MSGSRMKLELTRVVQGRSRLGVLKGLGKTGQHSLEVPGCLLYTHLGTVPHLTQDTLHTLSPLPCVTQVNLSNIAEHRDVLEEFKDGFRKFAGLHDTVLYCSLHDPAAPCPTGYTTNKTVSVWGSGGRIELTVAKFMALQKTVQADWYQSMADGETWQNTTSRKRVRKSVDRTLAHLDECLLVHQSSQELKGVEVFGVVEGGDILEERIRSARETAKRPVAGFCLDGLQTGSVDQALRIQLTSAVIKELPEYKPRLMQGVGRPDEVLDCVDAGVDLFEGFFPFQVTERGCALSFNFDISPDPERAVLDLNEEDPAGGTQENGDVNLEDQTQMTHFEINLKDTRYQDDFRPLVNGCGCYCCRNHKRAYLHHLLVTNELLAGVLLMIHNTAHYHSFFGALREALANDKLDLLTRRVLGGRSKQKE